From the Methanocaldococcus fervens AG86 genome, the window AACCCGGGATCCCCGAATGGGACTTCCTGCCCCATTTGGGGCGCTCCCGTTAGGGAGCGGGAACGCGGGGAAAAGAAGCATCCGAGTACCCGCAGGAAAAGAAACCAACAGGGATGCCGGGAGTAGGGGCGACCGAAACCGGCACAGGGCAAACCGAACCCTTCGAGGAAACTCGAAGGGGATGTGGAGTTGCAGGGCCCCCAATACAGACCCTCCCAGGCGAAGCCGAAGTCCCCTGGAATGGGGCGCCATAGAGGGTGAAAGCCCCGTAGGCGTAAGCCTGGAGGGTCTTGGGGTGTCCCTGAGTACCGCGCGTTGGATATCGCGCGGGAAGCTGGGAGACATTAGGCTTCCAACCCTAAATACGTCCCGAGACCGATAGCGAACTAGTACCGTGAGGGAAAGCTGAAAAGCACCCCTTGCGGGGGGTGAAAAGAGCCTGAAACCAGGTGGGCACGGAATGGCACGGCCCGAAAGGTAACCACCCCGAAGGAAACTCCCGCGAGGGAGGAGTACGAGGGGTGGCATGCCGGGGTCGTGCCGTCCGTTTCGAAAAACGGGCCGGGGAGTGTACGGGTGTGGCGAGCCTAAGGGGTTCAACCCCGGAGGCGTAGGGAAACCGACATGCCCGCAGCCCTTATGGGCGAGGGGCGGGGTCTTAATGGGCCCGGAGTCACACCCGTACGACCCGAAACCGGGCGATCTAGGCCGGGGTAGGGTGAAGCCCCTCACCAGAGGGGTGGAGGCCCGCAGGGGTGTTACCGCGCAAAGTGCTCCTCTGACCCCGGTCTAGGGGTGAAAAGCCAATCGAGCCCGGAGATAGCTGGTTCCCCCCGAAATAACCCGCAGGTTAGCCGGGGGTTAGGTAGATGGCGGGGTAGAGCCACGGATAGGGTGTTTAGGGGGCGAAAGCCCTCGGCACCCTGTCAAACTCCGAACCCGTCATCACCGTAGCCCCCGAGTGAGGGCATACGGGTAAGCCGTATGTCCGAGAGGGGAACAACCCGGACCCGGGTTAAGGCCCCTAAGTGCCGGCTAAGTGTAAATGAGAAGGGAGTCCCTGGCCTAAGACAGCGGGGAGGTTGGCTTAGAAGCAGCCATCCTTTAAAGAGTGCGTAACAGCTCACCCGTCGAGGTCAGGGGCCCCGAAGATAACGGGGGCTAAGCCGGCCGCCGAGACCCGGGGGGGCCGAAAGGCCATCCGGTAGGGGGGCGTCCCGCGGGGGCAGAAGCTCGGCCGTGAGGTCGAGTGGACCCCGTGGGAACGAGAATCCCGGCAGTAGTAACAGCAAAGTGGGGTGAGAATCCCCACCGCCGAAGGGGCCAGGTTTCCACAGCAACGGTCGTCAGCTGTGGGTTAGCCGGTCCTAACCCTCGGGGTAATTCCCTCGAGGGGAAAGGGAAGCGGGTTAATATTCCCGCGCCACCGGGGTACGTGCGGCAACGCAAGGCCAGCTCCTGACGCTTCGGGGTAGGCCGACCACCCCCGTCGGGGTGGCCAAGCGCATAAGCCCGGGGAGTGCCGTAATGGCGAGAACCGGGCAAAAGCGTGATGGGCCCTCCGTTAGGAGGGTTCGGCTGAGCCCTGGAGCCCGTGAAAAGGGAGCTGGCAAGGATCCCCGGTGACCGTACCCAGAACCGACACAGGTGCCCCTAGGCGAGTATCCTAAGGCGTGTCGGGAGAATCCGGCCCAGGGAAGTCGGCAAATTGGCCCCGTAACTTCGGGAGAAGGGGTGCCTGCGGTCTTCTCTAAATGAGGGGACCGCAGGTCGCAGTGGCCAGGGGGGTCCGACTGTTTAATAAAAACACAGGTCTTGGCTAGCCCGTAAGGGTGTGTACCAAGGCCGACGCCTGCCCAGTGCCGGTACGTGAAACCCGGGTACAACCGGGCGAAGCGCCGGTAAACGGCGGGGGTAACTATAACCCTCTTAAGGTAGCGAAATTCCTTGTCGGGTAAGTTCCGACCTGCATGAATGGCGTAACGAGACCCCCACTGTCCCGGGCCGGAACCCGGTGAACCTACCATTCCGGTGCAAAGGCCGGAGACCCCCAGTGGGAAGCGAAGACCCCGTGGAGCTTTACTGCAGCCTGTCGTTGGGGCATGGCCGTGGGTGCACAGCGTAGGTGGGAGCCGTCGAAGCCACCCCTCCGGGGGTGGTGGAGGCGCCCATGGGACACCACCCACCCATGGCCATGTCCCTAACCCCGAATAGGGGGACACCGGCAGGTGGGCAGTTTGGCTGGGGCGGCACCCCCCTGAAAATGCATCAGGGGGGCCCAAAGGTCGGCTCAGGCGGGTCAGAACTCCGCCGTGGAGTGCAAGGGCAAAAGCCGGCCTGACTTGGTCGGTAACAGAGGCCGACCAAGAGGCGAAAGCCGGGCCTAGCGAACCCCTGTGCCTCACCGATGGGGGCCAGGGATAACAGAAAAGCTACCCCGGGGATAACAGAGTTGTCGCGGGCAAGAGCCCATATCGACCCCGCGGCTTGCTACATCGATGTCGGTTCTTCCCATCCTGGGCCTGCAGCAGGGCCCAAGGGTGGGGCTGTTCGCCCATTAAAGGGGATCGTGAGCTGGGTTTAGACCGTCGTGAGACAGGTTGGTTGCTATCTGCTGGGGGTGTCGGCCGCCTGAGGGGAAGGTGGCTCTAGTACGAGAGGAACGAGCCGCCGGCGCCTCTGGTCTACCGGTTGTCCGACAGGGCATTGCCGGGCAGCTACGCGCTAAGGGATAAGGGCTGAAGGCATCTAAGCCCGAAACCCTCCCCGAAAATAGGCGGCCAGTCCCTTCGGGGACGAGGGCTCCCGTAGAAGACGGGGTTGATAGGCCGGGGGTGTAAGCGCCGAGGGCACTGCCCGAGGCGTTCAGCCCGCCGGTACTAATCGCCCGAGGGCTCGGCAGAGTATCCAGACACTAAGCGGATGTGGAAGCCTATGCATGGCCTGAAAAAGTTTGGGATAATGTTGGTTTGAGTTTATTTTTATTTTACACCATTATATTCATTAATTTAAATGTTTAGATTAAGAGTGAAAATAAAAAAATAAATAAAAAAAGAAAGATATTACCTTTTCTTTTTCTTTTTATCATCTTCTTTTGTAATGATTATTCTTTCTGCCTTAATTACTGCATTTTGTAAAACTATTTTTATTCCTGAAGGTAGGCCTGCAAATGTTCCTGGCAAAGTCATTGTTGGGATTTCAATTCCTCCAACTTCTTCTTCCATCTCTTCCTCAACTTCTACCTCTTCTGTTATTTCCTCAACTTCAGCAGCCCCTATTCTTTCAGCACATGGATGCCCTTTTTCTTTCAAAAATTTAGCTAATTCATCAGTGGTCTTAACATCCTCTTCAGTGGCTATCTTATCATATAACTCTTCAGGTATTGCCTCTTTAACTCTCTCTTTTAACTCTTTTGGTAACCAAACTACTCTCTCCCAACCACCATCTCCTTGCAAAAACTTGGATGATTTCATATAAGCTATGGAAACTCCAAGAAATCCTGGAACTTGCTTTCCACCACTACACTGTCCAGCTAATGTTGAAAATGGAATTCCCATTGGAGTTTCTCCTTTGAACCCCCTATGTGCTATTCCAAAACCATCAATTTCAGGGATGTAGAAAACAACCGCTTCAAAACAACCACATGACGTGCAAGGCTTTTCTAATGCACTATGTAAAGCGACTTCTTCAACAGTTCCTTGAGATCTTTCTTTAACTACTTCATTAACTCCGCTATACACTCCCAATTTTTCATCTAAGCATTCTCCTTTTGGAATCTCGAATATTGGACCATTAGGATCTATCTTTGCAGCTGCTCTTGCATCTAAATAGTTGATACCACCACACAAAGCTGGTCTATCTGGTGTTATAACGCATACGTGTGTTGGGGCAAAACTCTGACACATTATACAGCCATAGAATACATCAACATCCTCTTCATGCAATGCTTTTGTTCTCTCATCTCTCTTGTTGTAAATTTCCCTTGCCTTCTCTAACTCTTCTTTAACT encodes:
- the cdhC gene encoding CO dehydrogenase/CO-methylating acetyl-CoA synthase complex subunit beta; translation: MFSDIPVSVGPMNEGERVRGPDMYVELAGPKSYGFELVKVVDKADDKVEIVGKDIDEMEEGSRTPFAIIVKVSGEKLEEDLEGVLERRVHEFFNYMEGVMHLNQRDQVWIRINKDSFNKGLRLEHIGKVIQRLFKAEFPFIEKCDVILITDPDKVKEELEKAREIYNKRDERTKALHEEDVDVFYGCIMCQSFAPTHVCVITPDRPALCGGINYLDARAAAKIDPNGPIFEIPKGECLDEKLGVYSGVNEVVKERSQGTVEEVALHSALEKPCTSCGCFEAVVFYIPEIDGFGIAHRGFKGETPMGIPFSTLAGQCSGGKQVPGFLGVSIAYMKSSKFLQGDGGWERVVWLPKELKERVKEAIPEELYDKIATEEDVKTTDELAKFLKEKGHPCAERIGAAEVEEITEEVEVEEEMEEEVGGIEIPTMTLPGTFAGLPSGIKIVLQNAVIKAERIIITKEDDKKKKKR